DNA sequence from the Sediminibacillus dalangtanensis genome:
GCGATGCTTGATTTCACTTTCCAGTTCCCAAATAGAGGAAATGTGGTTCGTTGTTCCGCTTAGAAGTCCGCACGTTTCGTAGGGAAGGCATTCACGGGTATGCTGGATCATTTTTTTTTCAATATATGCTGGCAGATAGATGGTCTCTAAATGGTTACCCATTTTGTTGTTTTTCCATTCCAAGTGCTTGCATGTTCATCTGCCATACTCCTTTATTGCTGAAATAAACCTTATATCTTTGGTATATGAACGATAGTGAGATTTGGAGCGGGCTGCAGTTTGCCTTTTACTGAATCCTTTCAAAATCCGCACCCTGTTAATATTCCGCTTCTGCTGTGCATAGGATGAAAATGATAAGCAATCATTACAAAGTGTTGGGAGGAAGGACCATTGGCTGGGTATGAGGAATTAAAGGAAAAGTTGACAGCATGGAATCAACAGACGGCTGCGTATTTGAATCAAATCAGCCAGTTAATAGAAGAAAAACAAAACCAGACACTGCCATTGCCACGGCTTACAAGTTATTTCACTTCATCCCTGCATGCAGCCCATCATAAAAAAAGGGAAAATATATTGTTCGGCGATTTTCACATAAAAAATACAGGCAGTCAGCCAGTACGTGATCTTGGTATTTGCTTGAGAATCCGGACCACGGTTCCCTATGATTTTTCGGGTAAATACCACCTTCCCAATTCCAATGCCTCGTCTCGCCAGCTGAGTGAGTGGGAACGAGTGGAACAGGAAAGCGAGGAAGATTACTGGTTTAAAAGGATGGGGGACGGTGAGTTGTTACCTGGGGAAACCGTTTCATTCTCCAATTTTCAGCTAAAATGGAAAGCTGACGACCACTACACAATGGTTGTAGAAGGTTTTGTCTATTGTGACCTTGATACAGATGGCATAACCGCCTTGAATCAACTTAACATAAGCGGTGAAATTTAATCCGGGGGAGGGCGCTGGCTTGGCAAAACATGAACTCTGGCCGATTTTATCCGGAGCAATCAGCCGGTACATTGCTGATAATGAAGCAGAAATATCGGACAAGGAAATCATTGATCTGTCTATTCTTCAGTTGTTGATTGAAATGAAAAGCGACAGGGAGGAATGGGGAAGTGAGAAGAGAGCTTCCGTTACGGAAGGTTTGCCAGTCGATGTGGAAAAGGAATTAGAAACGGCAATCGAAACCAATAAACGCCAATTCATTCAATTGATTGAATCCTTGCAGTCGAAAACGGAATAACAAGGTTTGAGAAACGGTATGTATGATCAGCGAAACTCTTTCCTATTTTTGATATAATAGATTGAAAGGATAATCTTCTTAAAAAGGATAATATTAAATAGGATGATAGATGATGCCGAAAAAGAAATTGTTTCGTAGATCCTCGCTGTCATACCGTTTTGCAAGGAGCGGACTGAAGACGATCGCTGTGCTTGCCGGTATGTTCTTTTGTTTTGCCGTGTTGTTTTCGCTGTATGAAAAACAGCATGAGAGCAGTAACCCAGAACATACAGAAAAGCAGCTGTCAGAGGAAGTCATAGAATACAAACCACTTGTGCAAAAGTATTTAAAACAGCATGAGTTGGAAGAATACACTGGAGTAGTGTTAGCATTGATGATGCAAGAATCCGGAGGAAGAGGGACAGATCCGATGCAGGCTTCCGAGAGCTATTGTGGCGAAATAGGCTGTATAGAGGATCCAGAGCTCTCGATAAAACAAGGGACGAATTATTTCGCCGGTGTATTGGAAGAAGCAGATGGTGATGTGAAACTTGCTCTGCAATCCTATAATTTTGGCAGGGGTTTTATCGGGTATGTAAAAGACCGTGGCGGAGAATATTCTGAAGACCTGGCGGTTAATTATTCTAAAAAGATGTACAAAAAATTGAAATCGACCATGGACTTTCGTTGTATTCGAGAGGAATCAAAAGAATTGAATGCCTGCTATGGAGATATTAAGTATGTCGATGCCGTCCTCGCTTATTATGAGGATGCAAAAACCAAAACCGGCACCGACGACGTGAGACTGGCAGCGTTGATCGAGTAAAAGGGTCAGAGACAAAAGCATAGTGGCAAAAGCGGTACCGAACGATGATTCGAAATCCAAGCTTTCGAATCACCGTTCGGTTTTTTTAACTGTGTAGGAAATGATAAATTTAACTGTCTGTGGATCATTATTGGCTGAAACAGCCACGTCCAGCTCCAGCGCCTACCCCCTCGAGGTCTTAAGTCGAGCCTCTGTGTGGCACTCTGTGTGGCAAGAAGTACCACGCCGAGGCTTGTCTTAAGCTTGTCGGAGGCCCAAACGATGTGGATCATGCAGGGTTGCCACAGGACGTGGCGGTCCTAGCCTGTACTCCTTTCAACAGCGCTTCCGCATTTCTCTGTCCAGCTCCAGCGCCTACCCCCTCGAGGTCTTAAGTCAAGCCTCTGTGTGGCAAGAAGCACCACGCCGAGGCTTGTCTTAAGCTTGTCGGGGGTGGGCAAGGCGCTTCCGCATTTCCGTTAACAATAAGCGGTTGTTTTTATACTGCCAATGGTGTTAACGTTCGGTTCTTGCACGGGCTTTTACGTTAAATTCCAACCTCTTTACTTTTTTGGAGAAAAAGCGTAAGGTAGTTGCTATGAAATTATTTACCTAGGTAAATAAAAGAGGTGTTAGCAGTTGGAGAAAGACAGAAAGCCGATTCACTTGTTAAAACAAAAGGTGCGTTATTTAAATAAACATATGGATGAAAGGTTGAGAGAATATGGTCTCTACCATTCCCAGTGGTCAATCCTTTTCTGCCTTTACCATAAAGGCCCGATGACGCTTACAGAGATTTGGCAGTATTTGCACGTAGAAGCGCCTACTGTGACCAGAACAATTAAACGGCTGGAAAGCAAGAAGTGGGTGTACCGGAAGCAAGGACAGGATAAACGGGAGAAAATCATCGGAATTGCCGATAATGCCTTCGACAAGGTAGTAGAAGTTGCAGAGATGATGGAAGCTTTTGAAGATGAAATGCTGAACGGACTGTCAAAAGAACAACAAAAAGAGTTGCTTCAGCTGCTGACGTTAGTCGGAAACAAGGAGTGAATGATCAAATGACAGATAAGCAACAACCAATATGGACTAGGAGTTTTGTCAGTATATCGTTAACCCATTTTATGGTGTTTGTCGCCTTTTATACCCTGCTGACGACGCTGCCGATGTATGTAATCGAGGAACTTGGCGGAAGTGAAGCGGAAGGGGGGCTGTTGGTGACGATTATGTTGATTTCGGCCATCATCGTCCGCCCCTTTTCCGGTAAATTATTGGAAGCAGCAGGAAAAAAGCGGATACTTCTTGCCAGTGTCCTTCTGTTTGCTGTAACTACTTGTTTGTATATGTGGGTGGACCAGTTTTCCGGTTTGCTAGTGCTGCGCTTTTTTCATGGACTTTCGTTTGGTGTGGTTACCACAGCCACTGGCGCGATAGCAGCAGACGTGATTCCTCCTGCCCGGAGAGGAGAAGGGCTTGGCTATTTCGCCATGTCAATGAACATAGCTGTCGTAGTTGGCCCCTTTATTGGTCTGACAATGCTGCAGTACACGTCGTTCCTAAGCCTGTTTCTGGTACTTAGTCTGATCATGGCCGCCGGTACAGTCGTTGCCTGTCTTGTTCATGTGCCCAAAGAATTGAATAAGATAAAGCCAGCAGGCAAACAGGGATGGAGCATTCATGATTTGTTTGAGGTGAAAGCATTGCCGATTGCTATTATCAGCTGTCTGGTGGCTTTTGCCTACTCAAGTATTATTTCTTTTATTTCCGTGTATGCAAGTTCGCTCGGTCTTTCTGCAGTCTCCAGTTACTTTTTTGTGGTTTTTGCCATGGTCATGATTTTGACGCGGCCTTATTTGGGGAGGGCTTTTGACGTGAAAGGGCCAAGCTTTGTCATTTTGCCTTGCTTATTGGTATTCGCAGTAGGACTTACGGCGCTAAGTATCACACATTCACCATGGATGCTGTTAGTTTCAGCAGCATTGATCGGCCTTGGATATGGTTCGTTGCTGCCAAGCTTTCAGACCATGGCGGTTCAGACGGCAGCCAACCACCGCAGCGGACATGCGACAGCTACTTTTTTCACGTTATACGATACCGGGATTGCTCTCGGTTCCTATGTCTTGGGTGTGCTTGTAGCCTATATGGATTTTGCGAACATTTACTTGCTTTGCGCGGTGATTCCGCTTGCGGTTATGGGCTTTTTTCTCTTTTATCAAGCGAAATCCAAGCAGCGAAATCAGGAGCCGGCATTGGGAGAGGCGGAATGACTGGACCTGGACAAGTGGTATGATAGGATAAAGATGAATGTAACCTGATGGAAGATAGGAAGTGATAAGGAATGTCCAGAAAAGTTTATTTCAATCACGATGCAGGGGTCGATGATCTCGTCTCCCTATACTTATTGTTAAAAATGGAAGATGTCGAGTTGCTTGGTGTTTCCGTGATACCGGCTGACGGCTATCTAGAAGCAGGCGTGCGTGCCAGCAGAAAGATTATCGACCGATTTGGCAAAGGTGGTTTTACTCAAGTCGCCAAGTCTAATTCCCGAGGGGTACATCCTTTTCCAAAGGAGTGGCGTATGCATACCTTCCATGTTGATGCACTGCCGATCTTGAATGAAGGAAGCATGATGAAAGCTCCTGTCAGCTATTTACCGGCCCATCAGCATATGATCGAGAAAATCCGGAACAATCCGGAGAAAACGACGTTACTGTTCACGGGGCCACTGACTGATTTGGCAAGAGCTTTGGAGGAAGCACCGGATATTGAAGACAAAATTGAAAAGCTGGTATGGATGGGAGGAACCTTCCAATCCAAAGGCAATGTGGAAGACCCGGAACATGATGGTACAGCCGAATGGAATGCTTTTTGGGATCCGGAAGCAGTGGCCAGAGTATGGGATAGCGGTTTGACTATCGACATGGTGGCACTGGAAAGTACAAAGCAGGTTCCGCTG
Encoded proteins:
- a CDS encoding MarR family winged helix-turn-helix transcriptional regulator, coding for MEKDRKPIHLLKQKVRYLNKHMDERLREYGLYHSQWSILFCLYHKGPMTLTEIWQYLHVEAPTVTRTIKRLESKKWVYRKQGQDKREKIIGIADNAFDKVVEVAEMMEAFEDEMLNGLSKEQQKELLQLLTLVGNKE
- a CDS encoding lysozyme family protein, translated to MPKKKLFRRSSLSYRFARSGLKTIAVLAGMFFCFAVLFSLYEKQHESSNPEHTEKQLSEEVIEYKPLVQKYLKQHELEEYTGVVLALMMQESGGRGTDPMQASESYCGEIGCIEDPELSIKQGTNYFAGVLEEADGDVKLALQSYNFGRGFIGYVKDRGGEYSEDLAVNYSKKMYKKLKSTMDFRCIREESKELNACYGDIKYVDAVLAYYEDAKTKTGTDDVRLAALIE
- a CDS encoding nucleoside hydrolase, with the protein product MSRKVYFNHDAGVDDLVSLYLLLKMEDVELLGVSVIPADGYLEAGVRASRKIIDRFGKGGFTQVAKSNSRGVHPFPKEWRMHTFHVDALPILNEGSMMKAPVSYLPAHQHMIEKIRNNPEKTTLLFTGPLTDLARALEEAPDIEDKIEKLVWMGGTFQSKGNVEDPEHDGTAEWNAFWDPEAVARVWDSGLTIDMVALESTKQVPLTPQVRNDWAALRGYEGIDFLGQAYAAVPPLVYEETNSTYYLWDVLTTASLGNPDLVQAKTVYSKIHTEFPEQGRTSQDEHGRPVQLVYDVAAEQFFAYIAELAKK
- a CDS encoding MFS transporter; the encoded protein is MTDKQQPIWTRSFVSISLTHFMVFVAFYTLLTTLPMYVIEELGGSEAEGGLLVTIMLISAIIVRPFSGKLLEAAGKKRILLASVLLFAVTTCLYMWVDQFSGLLVLRFFHGLSFGVVTTATGAIAADVIPPARRGEGLGYFAMSMNIAVVVGPFIGLTMLQYTSFLSLFLVLSLIMAAGTVVACLVHVPKELNKIKPAGKQGWSIHDLFEVKALPIAIISCLVAFAYSSIISFISVYASSLGLSAVSSYFFVVFAMVMILTRPYLGRAFDVKGPSFVILPCLLVFAVGLTALSITHSPWMLLVSAALIGLGYGSLLPSFQTMAVQTAANHRSGHATATFFTLYDTGIALGSYVLGVLVAYMDFANIYLLCAVIPLAVMGFFLFYQAKSKQRNQEPALGEAE